A genomic region of bacterium contains the following coding sequences:
- a CDS encoding prolyl oligopeptidase family serine peptidase, translating to MTDSGASPYGSWPSPITARSMVADAALPVSLWHQQGRMWWTESRPAESGRNALVCDGTDLWGSVSVRTRVHSYGGGAWWPDGYDGVYASDDSDGRLWHIPAEGEPRPVSAEPAFAHGLRYADGRPDGDGTVCVRENHLVARESGGEEANEIVRLSRNGTGEPEIVATGADFYGWPRPSPDGQRLAWVQWNHPNMPWDQTELWVDGQCAVSGIGSVVEPQWGHDGRLYVVSDHKGWWNLYRLDGTDLVPVFELDAETHRPAWVFDDPSYAVCDDNTVAVAAMRGSLAELWAIPPDGSEPRLLDLPWTSYASVRAAGPHAICAIVASPTQQPTAVLIDVADGSHEVIRPPARAAVHPGYLSNPRPISFPTTGGAEAHGLYYPPAHPTANAPAGEKPPLLVLGHGGPTGSARSQLQLGIQYWTSRGIAVVDVNYRGSTGYGTAYREALQGLWGVSDVDDCVAAARHLVQTGEVDGDRLIIRGSSAGGYTTLCALAFHKVFAAGASRYGIADLAALATDTHKFEARYMDSLVGLYPEEADIYEARSPIHFVDDFDAPMIVLQGSEDVVVPPNQAEMIVAALEQRSIPVAYLLFEGEQHGFRQADNIVAALEAELSFFAQILGFNLADNIPPVEIHR from the coding sequence CGCTGGTGTGCGACGGCACCGATCTGTGGGGCTCGGTCTCGGTGCGGACCCGGGTACACAGCTACGGCGGGGGTGCGTGGTGGCCCGACGGTTACGACGGGGTGTACGCCAGCGACGACTCCGACGGCCGCCTCTGGCACATACCGGCGGAGGGCGAGCCTCGGCCGGTGTCGGCTGAGCCCGCCTTTGCCCATGGCCTGCGCTACGCCGACGGCCGGCCCGACGGGGACGGCACCGTATGCGTGCGGGAGAACCACCTGGTTGCCCGCGAGAGCGGCGGCGAAGAGGCCAACGAGATAGTCCGGCTGAGCCGCAACGGAACTGGCGAGCCCGAGATTGTGGCCACCGGGGCCGACTTCTACGGCTGGCCCCGGCCCAGCCCCGATGGCCAGCGGCTGGCCTGGGTCCAGTGGAACCACCCCAACATGCCCTGGGACCAAACCGAGCTGTGGGTGGACGGCCAGTGCGCGGTGTCGGGCATCGGCTCGGTGGTGGAGCCCCAATGGGGGCACGATGGCCGCCTCTATGTGGTGAGCGACCACAAGGGCTGGTGGAACCTGTATCGGCTCGACGGCACTGATCTGGTTCCCGTGTTCGAGCTCGACGCCGAGACGCACCGCCCAGCCTGGGTGTTCGACGACCCCAGCTACGCGGTGTGCGACGACAACACCGTGGCGGTGGCGGCCATGCGGGGGTCGCTGGCCGAGCTGTGGGCGATTCCCCCCGACGGCTCGGAGCCTCGGCTGCTCGATCTGCCCTGGACGTCGTATGCCAGCGTCCGGGCCGCCGGACCCCACGCCATCTGCGCTATCGTCGCCTCGCCCACGCAGCAGCCCACCGCAGTGCTCATCGACGTGGCCGACGGATCGCACGAAGTCATCCGCCCACCCGCCCGGGCGGCGGTGCATCCCGGGTATCTGTCCAATCCCCGCCCCATCAGCTTTCCCACCACCGGGGGAGCGGAGGCCCACGGGCTGTACTACCCGCCGGCCCACCCCACCGCGAATGCCCCAGCCGGCGAGAAGCCGCCGCTGCTGGTGCTGGGCCACGGCGGGCCCACTGGTTCAGCCCGCAGCCAGCTCCAGCTCGGCATCCAGTACTGGACCAGCCGGGGTATTGCGGTGGTGGACGTGAACTACCGCGGCAGCACCGGCTACGGCACCGCCTACCGGGAGGCCCTCCAGGGGCTTTGGGGCGTCAGCGACGTGGACGACTGCGTGGCCGCAGCCCGCCACCTGGTGCAAACCGGAGAGGTGGACGGCGACCGGCTCATCATCCGGGGCTCCAGCGCCGGCGGCTACACCACCCTGTGCGCGTTGGCCTTCCACAAGGTGTTCGCGGCGGGGGCCAGCCGCTACGGCATCGCCGATCTGGCTGCGCTGGCCACCGACACCCACAAGTTCGAGGCCCGCTACATGGACAGCCTGGTGGGGCTGTACCCCGAGGAAGCCGACATATATGAGGCTCGTTCGCCTATCCACTTCGTGGACGACTTCGACGCCCCCATGATCGTGCTCCAAGGCTCCGAAGACGTGGTGGTGCCCCCCAATCAGGCCGAGATGATCGTGGCCGCCCTGGAGCAGCGGTCGATCCCGGTGGCCTACCTCCTGTTCGAGGGTGAGCAGCACGGTTTCCGCCAGGCCGACAACATCGTGGCCGCCCTGGAAGCCGAGCTTTCCTTCTTCGCCCAGATCCTGGGATTCAACCTTGCCGATAACATCCCCCCGGTGGAGATACACCGGTAG
- the serA gene encoding phosphoglycerate dehydrogenase — protein MAKVLVAEKIADIGVAKLRHAGHEVDVRTGMSPDELLEAVAGVHALIIRSATQVTAEVFDAGSDLVIVGRAGVGLDNVDVDAATDHGVLVVNDTLSNIISAAEHTMALVLAQARNIPQAHAALTDGRWERGRWEGIELSDKTLGIIGLGRIGRLVAERAIGFAMRVIASDPYVSEEMALHSVMALVSLEELVAQSDFITIHVARTPETIGLINSELLKLAKPNLRVVNVSRGGIVDEADLAEAVASGRIAGAALDVFDGEPITESPLFDLDSVVVTPHLGASTEEAQSKAGDAIAEQVMLALTGEFVPAAVNVPAKNVPDVLRPYLPLAEQLGRLFGNLCDRLPEVLEVELIGEIGKPDNTVAVMSVVKGLLSAVSDMQVSYVNAMDMAKEKGMEVRATSTPTSKEHVNLLTLRGAGHSLGGRLTGARQEPVLVLADDHAIHMPPADHMILLSNDDYPGVIGAVGTLLGDAGININDMNVGRAPTGEGASMVIATSQPVPKAVAEALVAIDGVQSARYLGLAPAD, from the coding sequence ATGGCCAAGGTTCTGGTAGCTGAGAAGATCGCTGACATCGGGGTGGCCAAGCTCCGCCACGCCGGGCATGAGGTTGACGTCCGCACTGGGATGTCTCCCGACGAGCTGCTGGAAGCGGTGGCCGGAGTGCATGCGCTGATCATCCGGTCGGCCACCCAGGTGACTGCCGAAGTGTTCGACGCGGGCAGCGACTTAGTGATCGTGGGCCGGGCCGGAGTGGGTTTGGACAACGTGGACGTGGACGCCGCCACCGACCACGGCGTGCTGGTGGTGAACGACACCTTGTCCAACATCATCTCGGCCGCCGAGCACACTATGGCGCTGGTCTTGGCCCAAGCCCGCAACATCCCCCAGGCCCACGCTGCGCTCACCGACGGCCGCTGGGAGCGCGGGCGCTGGGAGGGCATCGAGCTGAGCGACAAGACGCTGGGCATCATCGGGCTGGGCCGCATCGGCCGGCTGGTAGCCGAGCGGGCCATCGGGTTCGCCATGCGGGTCATCGCCAGCGACCCCTACGTGTCCGAAGAGATGGCTCTTCACAGCGTGATGGCGCTGGTGTCGCTGGAGGAGCTAGTGGCCCAGTCGGATTTCATCACCATCCACGTGGCCCGCACGCCAGAGACCATCGGGCTTATCAACTCTGAGCTCTTGAAGCTGGCCAAGCCAAACCTGCGGGTCGTGAACGTGTCGCGCGGCGGCATTGTGGACGAGGCCGACTTGGCCGAAGCGGTGGCTTCGGGGCGCATCGCCGGGGCGGCCCTGGATGTGTTCGACGGCGAGCCCATCACTGAATCACCGCTGTTCGACCTTGACTCGGTGGTGGTCACCCCCCATCTGGGGGCCAGCACCGAAGAGGCCCAGAGCAAAGCGGGCGACGCCATTGCCGAGCAGGTGATGTTGGCACTGACCGGAGAATTCGTGCCCGCGGCGGTCAATGTCCCGGCCAAGAACGTTCCCGACGTGCTGCGACCCTATCTGCCGCTGGCGGAGCAGCTGGGTCGTTTGTTCGGAAACCTGTGCGATCGCCTGCCCGAGGTGCTGGAGGTGGAGCTCATCGGGGAGATCGGCAAGCCCGACAACACGGTGGCGGTGATGTCGGTGGTGAAGGGGTTGCTGAGCGCGGTGTCGGATATGCAGGTCAGCTATGTGAACGCGATGGACATGGCCAAGGAGAAGGGCATGGAGGTGCGGGCAACAAGCACGCCCACCTCCAAAGAACACGTGAACCTGCTCACTCTGCGAGGCGCGGGCCACAGCCTGGGCGGGCGGCTGACCGGCGCTCGCCAAGAGCCGGTGTTGGTGCTCGCCGACGACCACGCCATCCACATGCCGCCCGCCGATCACATGATCTTGCTGTCCAACGACGACTATCCCGGAGTGATCGGCGCGGTGGGCACACTGCTGGGGGACGCGGGGATCAATATCAACGACATGAACGTGGGTAGGGCACCAACCGGGGAAGGGGCTTCTATGGTGATCGCTACCTCCCAGCCGGTGCCCAAGGCAGTGGCCGAGGCGCTGGTGGCCATCGACGGAGTGCAGTCGGCCCGCTACTTGGGCCTGGCTCCAGCCGATTAG
- the leuA gene encoding 2-isopropylmalate synthase, with product MKTGLHPQQPSGMPIHKYQAFDPVKLIDRIWPDAVLTGAPRWCSVDLRDGNQALIEPMNPERKWKMFTALVEAGFKEIEVGFPSASETDFRFVREIIEQKAIPSDVRIQVLTQARQELIERTYEAIDGAADAIVHLYNSTSTVQRRVVFGLDMDGITKIATQAAEWCRSLEPQVPNTDVFYEYSPESFTGTELPFAKRVCDEVVEILADGHGKPVIINLPATVEMSTANIYGDMIEWMHRNLARRDRIVLSLHPHNDRGTAVAAAEFGLMAGADRVEGTLFGNGERTGNVDVVNLAMNLFSQGVDPELDISDINGLRRVAEDCNQLPIHPRHPYVGDLVYTAFSGSHQDAIKKGFEAMEETGQTLFEVPYIPIDPKDVGRTYQDVVRVNSQSGKGGVSYLLQAEVQLDLPRRMQIEFSRVIQQIAEDTGEEITADQIHSEFATEYLGLDEPYRLNGYESAQNARGADRTVVTARLTAGEDQVVVHGEGAGSLDAFVTGLNEIIDTPIKVVDYHEHARGGGTDAEAVAYIELLVEGRELWGCGIHTDITTASMRAIVSALNRACAGLG from the coding sequence ATGAAAACCGGATTACACCCCCAACAGCCGTCGGGAATGCCGATCCACAAGTACCAGGCGTTCGATCCGGTCAAGCTGATCGACCGGATCTGGCCCGACGCGGTGCTCACCGGCGCGCCCCGGTGGTGCTCGGTGGACTTGCGCGACGGCAATCAGGCCCTCATCGAGCCCATGAACCCCGAGCGGAAGTGGAAGATGTTCACCGCCCTGGTGGAGGCCGGGTTCAAGGAGATCGAGGTGGGCTTCCCCTCCGCGTCGGAGACCGACTTCCGGTTCGTGAGAGAGATCATCGAGCAGAAGGCCATCCCCTCCGACGTGCGCATCCAAGTGCTCACCCAGGCCCGCCAAGAGCTGATCGAGCGCACCTATGAGGCCATCGACGGCGCCGCCGATGCCATCGTCCACCTGTACAACTCCACCTCCACCGTCCAGCGCCGGGTGGTGTTCGGGTTGGACATGGACGGCATCACCAAAATCGCCACCCAGGCGGCGGAGTGGTGCCGTTCGCTGGAGCCGCAGGTGCCCAACACCGACGTGTTCTACGAGTACTCGCCCGAGTCGTTCACCGGCACCGAGCTGCCCTTCGCCAAGCGGGTGTGCGATGAGGTGGTGGAGATTCTGGCCGACGGCCATGGCAAGCCGGTGATTATCAACCTGCCGGCCACCGTGGAGATGTCCACCGCCAACATCTACGGCGACATGATCGAGTGGATGCACCGCAACCTGGCCCGCCGTGACCGCATCGTGCTGAGCCTGCACCCCCACAACGACCGGGGCACCGCGGTGGCCGCGGCCGAGTTCGGGCTCATGGCCGGCGCCGACCGGGTGGAGGGCACCCTGTTCGGCAACGGCGAGCGCACCGGCAACGTGGATGTGGTGAACCTGGCCATGAACCTGTTCAGCCAGGGGGTGGACCCCGAGCTGGACATCTCCGACATCAACGGGCTGCGCCGGGTGGCCGAGGATTGCAACCAACTCCCCATCCATCCTCGCCACCCCTATGTGGGCGATCTGGTGTACACCGCCTTCTCGGGATCGCACCAAGACGCCATCAAGAAGGGGTTCGAGGCCATGGAGGAGACCGGCCAGACCCTGTTCGAGGTGCCCTACATCCCTATTGACCCCAAAGACGTGGGCCGCACCTACCAAGACGTGGTGCGAGTGAACAGCCAGTCGGGCAAGGGCGGGGTGTCGTACCTGCTCCAGGCCGAAGTGCAGCTTGACCTGCCCCGGCGGATGCAGATCGAGTTCAGCCGGGTCATCCAGCAGATCGCCGAGGACACCGGCGAGGAGATCACCGCCGACCAGATCCACAGCGAGTTCGCCACCGAGTACCTCGGTTTGGACGAGCCCTACCGGCTGAACGGCTATGAGTCGGCCCAGAATGCCCGGGGGGCCGACCGCACCGTGGTCACCGCCCGACTGACCGCCGGGGAAGACCAGGTGGTGGTCCACGGCGAGGGAGCCGGATCGTTAGACGCGTTCGTGACCGGGCTGAACGAGATCATCGACACGCCGATCAAGGTGGTGGACTACCACGAGCACGCCCGGGGCGGCGGGACCGACGCCGAAGCGGTGGCCTACATCGAGCTTTTAGTGGAGGGCCGCGAGCTGTGGGGCTGCGGCATCCACACCGACATCACCACGGCCTCCATGCGGGCCATTGTGAGTGCGTTGAATCGGGCTTGTGCCGGGTTGGGATAG
- a CDS encoding beta-propeller domain-containing protein: MVVSLALLAAACSSDSADTPGITGGVSGTAADETPGEVTGETDGTPVPTVVLDDIELLSALRSFGDCSTLLDYLRTETIARVGPYGLDDGPRFGIPEPFAIQEADMMADDSAAPAAESAESAPASSSDGDFSSTNVQVAGVDEPDIIKTDGNRILAVTQGRLHYVDVSSDQPRYLGSVNLTSESSWGWGQEIFIRGDRAMVFSTSHSEGLEPVAAHDIEGDHVMAEDVIFRGNPVALIQEIDLSNPGSMEVVSELRVEGSYLSARSVGDVVWMSMSSYPAQFQFVYPSGPDAEEAAERANKEIAATAGLGAWLPAYRFDGPGGTRAGLLPACEQLYTPAEFSGFTVLSVLSFNLDEPLGTGDAASVLADGHTLYGSGQSLYLASSTPVWAEPVNDGDTVSISAPTEWTTVVHKFSVSTDGPARYEASGTVEGHLLNQFSMDEHNDYFRVATTIGEPWDTETSESQVVVLEQQGRRLIEMGRVDNLGRGERIFSVRFAGDIGYVVTFRQVDPLYVIDLADPTAPSVAGELKIPGFSTYLHPIGDGLLIGVGQDADDTGRTRGTKVSLFDVSNPVAPSELDVIVFPDAHSEAEWDHRAFLYWDPEEMVAIPLTRYDYEGDDDFFGAVALRVNRDGVAELGRVSHQEQQIVFEGCHPVNNEDVGRYYGGESIARICPLDAPDRYGNTDCEPVKPEWAREDFPSIDIADDEKLIICWIWTPPIQRLLVIGDTLWTMSEYALQANDLNSFAYQDQFELKSN; this comes from the coding sequence ATGGTCGTGTCCCTGGCTTTGCTGGCCGCGGCCTGTTCGTCTGATTCTGCTGACACGCCGGGGATCACCGGTGGAGTCAGCGGCACCGCCGCGGACGAAACCCCTGGAGAGGTGACGGGCGAGACTGACGGGACGCCGGTGCCGACGGTGGTACTGGACGACATCGAGCTGCTGTCGGCGCTGCGGAGCTTCGGCGACTGCTCCACGCTGCTCGATTACCTGCGGACCGAGACCATCGCCCGGGTAGGTCCCTACGGCCTCGACGACGGCCCCCGTTTCGGGATTCCCGAGCCATTCGCTATCCAGGAAGCCGATATGATGGCCGACGACTCCGCCGCCCCGGCGGCCGAGTCGGCCGAGTCGGCGCCAGCCAGCAGCAGCGACGGCGACTTCTCCTCCACCAACGTGCAGGTGGCCGGGGTGGACGAGCCCGACATCATCAAGACCGACGGCAACCGCATTCTGGCCGTGACCCAGGGCCGGCTGCACTATGTGGACGTCTCCAGCGACCAGCCCCGGTACCTGGGCAGCGTAAACCTGACATCGGAATCATCCTGGGGCTGGGGCCAGGAGATCTTCATCCGGGGCGACCGGGCCATGGTGTTCTCCACCAGCCACTCCGAGGGGCTGGAGCCGGTTGCGGCCCACGACATCGAGGGCGATCACGTCATGGCTGAGGATGTGATCTTCCGCGGCAACCCGGTGGCGCTCATCCAAGAGATCGACCTGTCCAACCCGGGATCCATGGAGGTGGTGTCCGAACTCCGAGTGGAGGGCAGTTACCTGAGCGCCCGCTCGGTGGGCGACGTGGTGTGGATGTCGATGTCGAGCTACCCGGCGCAGTTCCAGTTCGTGTACCCCAGCGGCCCGGACGCTGAAGAGGCCGCTGAGCGGGCCAACAAGGAGATCGCCGCCACTGCCGGGCTGGGGGCATGGCTTCCGGCCTATCGATTCGACGGGCCCGGCGGCACCCGGGCCGGTCTGCTGCCCGCGTGCGAACAGCTCTACACCCCCGCTGAGTTCTCCGGGTTCACCGTGCTGTCGGTGCTGAGCTTCAATCTGGACGAACCGCTGGGCACCGGCGATGCCGCCTCGGTGCTGGCCGACGGCCACACGCTGTACGGCTCGGGCCAGTCGCTCTATCTGGCCTCCAGTACGCCGGTGTGGGCCGAGCCAGTGAATGACGGAGACACAGTCAGCATCTCGGCGCCGACGGAGTGGACCACTGTCGTACACAAGTTCTCGGTGTCGACCGACGGCCCGGCCCGCTACGAGGCGTCGGGCACGGTGGAGGGCCATCTGCTCAACCAGTTCTCCATGGACGAGCACAACGACTACTTCCGGGTGGCCACCACCATCGGCGAACCGTGGGATACTGAGACCTCTGAGAGCCAAGTTGTGGTGCTCGAACAGCAAGGCCGACGGCTCATCGAGATGGGCCGCGTCGACAACCTGGGCCGGGGCGAGCGCATCTTCTCGGTTCGCTTCGCGGGCGATATCGGCTACGTGGTCACCTTCCGCCAGGTCGATCCGCTCTATGTGATCGACCTGGCTGATCCCACTGCCCCTTCGGTGGCTGGCGAACTGAAGATCCCCGGCTTCTCCACTTACTTGCACCCCATCGGCGATGGCCTCCTCATCGGCGTGGGCCAAGACGCCGACGACACCGGTCGCACCCGCGGCACCAAGGTTTCGCTGTTCGACGTGAGCAACCCGGTCGCCCCGTCGGAGTTGGACGTGATCGTGTTCCCCGACGCCCACAGCGAGGCCGAGTGGGACCACCGGGCCTTCTTGTACTGGGACCCCGAGGAAATGGTGGCCATCCCCCTCACCCGATACGACTACGAAGGCGACGACGATTTCTTCGGCGCAGTGGCCCTGCGGGTGAACCGCGATGGCGTGGCCGAACTCGGCCGAGTGTCACACCAGGAGCAGCAGATCGTGTTCGAAGGCTGCCATCCGGTGAACAACGAGGACGTTGGGCGTTACTACGGGGGCGAGAGCATCGCCCGAATCTGCCCCCTCGACGCCCCCGACCGCTACGGCAACACGGACTGCGAGCCCGTCAAGCCTGAATGGGCCCGGGAAGATTTCCCCTCGATCGACATCGCCGACGACGAGAAGCTGATCATCTGCTGGATCTGGACCCCGCCCATCCAGCGACTGTTAGTGATCGGCGACACCCTCTGGACCATGTCCGAGTACGCCCTTCAAGCCAACGACCTCAACTCATTCGCCTACCAGGATCAGTTCGAGCTGAAGTCAAACTGA
- the leuD gene encoding 3-isopropylmalate dehydratase small subunit — MKPVRVITATALPLDRSDVDTDQIIPSDWLKRVERTGFEQGLFSEWREDPDFVLNDPRFADARILVAGPNFGTGSSREHAVWAIQQYGFEAVISPRFGDIFRNNSTKNGLVPVQASEDMARTLLDAVADNPSIEITVDVEQLTVSAPAAGVSADFPLDGAVQHRLLEGLDDIGLTLAHTDAIDAFEAARPTWMPSLA; from the coding sequence ATGAAGCCAGTGCGAGTGATCACCGCCACTGCGCTGCCGCTGGACCGCAGCGACGTGGACACCGACCAGATCATCCCCAGCGACTGGCTCAAGCGGGTGGAGCGCACCGGCTTCGAGCAAGGGCTGTTCTCGGAGTGGCGCGAAGACCCTGATTTCGTGCTCAACGATCCCCGCTTCGCCGATGCCCGCATCCTGGTGGCCGGCCCCAACTTCGGCACCGGCTCCTCTCGGGAGCACGCGGTGTGGGCCATCCAGCAGTACGGCTTCGAGGCGGTCATCTCCCCCCGATTCGGCGACATCTTCCGCAACAACTCCACCAAGAACGGCCTGGTCCCCGTGCAGGCGAGCGAAGACATGGCCCGCACGCTGCTCGACGCGGTAGCCGACAACCCCTCTATCGAGATCACTGTTGACGTCGAACAGCTCACCGTGTCAGCCCCAGCCGCCGGTGTGAGCGCCGACTTCCCCCTCGACGGCGCCGTTCAGCACCGCCTGCTGGAGGGCCTCGACGACATCGGACTAACCCTGGCCCACACCGACGCCATCGACGCCTTCGAGGCCGCCCGCCCCACCTGGATGCCGTCGCTGGCCTAG